The Electrophorus electricus isolate fEleEle1 chromosome 24, fEleEle1.pri, whole genome shotgun sequence DNA window tatatatatatatataaagttccTCCgataagtttatatatatataaaagtccTCCGATGGTCGGGGGCGGGGggtaaagcaaaaacaaatttataaaTTTTCAATATTTCGCACgtactttaaataaaatatttagttatGATTTACATATTAGATTTTTTAGGCCttctaaatgtttacttttgatACATTCAATAACTAACGTTAATGCGATTTATGTTGCCTAGCATTAGGCTAATGAAAATGAAGGTTGCTGCGTTTATCAAActattagtatttatttaatgatccAGTGTGACCAGCATATGGACGATTTTCGAAAAATGCTTTAACTAGCTAATATATTGAAATGTTAGGCGTTGTTAAAGCCTAGTATAGTTAATAGACTAAAACAGACCCAAGCCTCGCATTCACGCTATTAACGCGTTCggttaattgttttttaaaagaacgTCCACTGTTACATAAAAAGCAAGTTGTGGTTGATCTCCATTATGAAGCTAAATTCTTCCATTAAACATTTTGGCACTGTTGAATGCTGGTTCATTTTGAAAAACTGTTTTATAATTCGTGTAGTTAGATCATTTGGCTCACGAAGATGAATCCATGTGCTCCAAGTTATCCGATGGCCTCGTTGTACGTCGGAGACCTTCAGATATTACCGAGGAAATGCTATACGAGAAATTCAGTCCTGCTGGCGCAATAGTCTCCGTACGGATTTGCAGGGACGCGATGACCCTCCGCTCACTTGGATACGCATACGTGAACTTTCAGCAGCAGGCAGATGCTGAGCGTGCTTTGGACACTATGAACTTTAACATCATCAAAGGCAGACCTGTGCGAATTATGTGGTCCCAGAGAGACCCCTCTCTGAGGAAGAGTGGAGTTGGCAACATCTTCATCAAGAACCTTGACAAGTCTATTGACAGCGAAGCTCTTTACGACACATTCTCTGCCTTTGGGAACATCCTTTCCAGCAAGGTGGTGTGTGACGAGAATGGCTCTAAGGGCTACGGCTTTGTGCACTTTGAGACCCGTGAGGCTGCGGAGAGAGCAATTGAGAGACTTAATGGCATGTTGCTCAATGACCGCAAAGTGTTCATTGGCCACTTCAAGTCTCGCAAGGAGCGAGAGGCTGAGATGGGGGCCAGGGCCAAAAAGTTCACCAATGTGTACGTCAAGAACTTTGGAGAGGACATGGACGACGACAAGCTGAAGGAGATCTTCAGCAAGTTTGGCCAAACGCTGAGCACTCGCGTCATGACCGACGAGAGCGGCAAGTCCAAGGGCTTTGGCTTTGTGAACTTCGAGAGGCACGAGGATGCCCAGAGGGCTGTGGATGAGATAAATGGGAAggagctgaatgggaagaaggTGTATGTGGGTTATGCCCAGAAGAAAGGCGAGAGGCAGACAGGGCTGAAACGAAAGTTTGAGCAGATGAAGCAGGACGGTATGACTCGCTACCAGGGAGACAACCTGTACGTCAAGAACCTAGACGACGGTCTGGACGACGCGCGTCTACGTAAGGAGTTCTCTCCGTTCGGGACCATCACAAGTGCCAAGGTGATGATGGAGGGCGGCCGCTCCAAAGGGTTCGGCTTCGTGTGTTTCTCCTCGCCGGAGGAGGCCGCCACGGCCATGACGGAGATGAATGGGCGCGTTGTAGGCACCAAGCCGCTGTACGTGGCTCTGGCGCAGCGCAAGGAGGAGCGGCAGGCCCACCTCTCCAACAAGTACATGAAGCGCACGGCCAGCGTGAGTGCCTTGCCCAACCTCGTGCTCAACCCCTACCAGCCTGCCCCGCCCTCCGGCTACAACATGGAAGCCATTCCACAAGCTCAGAACTGGCCTGCCTACTGCGCAAGCAGCCAGCTGGCACAACTCCTCCCCAGCCCTTGCTGGGCCATGCAGTGCGTCCACCCACAGCAAGTCCAGGATATGCCGAGTGCCATCGGTCCAGCCGCATCCTGCCCGCAGGCCTTCAGCGCCATCCGACCAACCACCGCCTGCCAGGTCCCACGCACGATGGCCTATCAGACCATGGCATCTGAGGCTCCGGGGACAGGGATGGCCAGCGCGGAAGCTGCCAACAAGGCGTCGCTGGTGAGAGCAGTACCACAGTACAAAACCACCTCAGGCGTTCACAGCCCACAGCAACACCTGGGCACACAGCCCTTAGATATAAATGTCGAACTTACCATTTATCAGTCAAatcaattataaaacatttatgtttctCAACCCACAGCAGCACCTGGGGGCAGAGCTCCAGGTGCCCGTGCAGCTGGCTGCGGTCCATGTGCAGGGTCAGGAACCTCTCAGTGCCTCCATGCTGGCTGCTGCACCTccacaggagcagaagcagatACTGGGTGAGCGTCTGTTTCCCCTGATCCAGAACATGCAGCCCACCCTTGCAGGGAAGATCACGGGTCTGTTCCTGGAACTGGACAACTCGGAGCTACTGCATATGCTGGAGTCTCCTGAGTCTCTGCACCCTAAGGTGGATGAGGCAGTCGCTGTGCTCCAGGACCAGTGCGCGCAGGAAGCCGCTCAAAAACTTTAACCAGTGCTGCGCTTCTGGCTGTCTAATGGAAGAAtaagcagtaaaaaaaattaacattttaactgaaaaaaataaacattgaaactgaaatgcattgaacattgaaatatttttgccatGTCTGTAGACATCAAgcctgtaagggttggcaccaggccgaggccccctcgaCCAGAGGGAGGCGTCGAGTCAACCACGCCACTGATCAGGAtcaacacccaacagctgggctagaccttatataagcccagtgacccaatcattcagtgctgggtttttgataaagttttgagccaagctcctagccggtaactctgggtattgaggtctgtgagcccttgtgctatgcctcttttctgttctgcgagggtgtcagtgtttttacacgtcccctcccttctccagttttcccctctcgagtctgtctctctcctgaggcttcccttagccattcaagtttctccccgttttctggttttgtttgggagcTTTTAGTTcgagttttccccagtgcatcggggttgccatttctttcCGTGGCGTTCTTTGTTCTCCCCTTTTCCACGCTCACCGAGGTGTTTcgttttttcctcttgttttgcttgatccaagctctaactgttctgcacacgagcccaccattgttagagtgtgGCTGCTTACCCAGTAAGCTATTGGTGTcctcacctagctgacctggatTCAAAACCACCTTACAAAGTCCAGGCCTTGGTTATTCTAAGCTTAAAATGAAAACGACAGAAAAAGGTAAAAtcatttcaagtttggtttatttgtcgcatacatagtcatacacagtataactcacagtgaaatggttgagtgctctgtccaatctgaggaaaaagaaaaacaggggtgcatagagaaatatattctatatatatacaaaaatatattaatagtgcatgtacaatatatatatatatatatatatatatatatatattatgtttatatgtacaatgtatatatggatatttatatatgtatgtacagaatgtacagtcccatcttgcaattgacatatttacagttatatgttacatggtggtaattgaacatattacaGTTATATTGAACATATTACAGTTATTTCTATTACATATTACAGATTTTGACATGAACAGCtgatcatttttttgtttttattcctcTTAAAGTTTGAATGTTCAGATTGTCAGTTCTTACAGGTCATAGCTGATCATTAGATAAGTGTATTGGGTTgcattaatataaatgtaaagatcaaaaaaacaaaaccccacagtGTAGCTTAAAATAGAGAATAATTCTGTAATATTCCTTTATGTAcaacacaatttcaaatgacctTATTAACAAACCAGTAAAGACAGGACGAGAAGCAAAGGTCACTTACACGTATTAAATCTTGAAGCAAACAAACTGCAGCTGCAAGTGCCACACTGCCATCCAGTTCCACTCTCTGGTCTGGCGACGGTCATATTACAGGAGCAACGAGAGGCTGCCAACAGTTTCTTTTAGCTTGTCTACTGAGACGGTGAAACTGGCCAACCAGGTGAAAAGCATTGTGAAGGAGAAACGACTTCGACTGCCGACGTGGGAAAGTAGCAGTCAGAGCAGGTCTATTGGAGCAGTGCGATGGACTCTGCCCAACAATGGGCTGCAAGCCCACATCTCTGCACATAGCAACAGTATGTGGTTCCTAGGTGCCCAGTCGGCTAGTTTTAAAGTTCaattcaaatattaaataaaaatgcagacttcagaattggTTAAAGAGCATAACTGTGCACGTACTTTATTGTAGGTTAACATTAACacgcattattgaggcaccctctggagaatgtctaaaaATCAGAGAACccacattttcatacatttttcagtagtggttatgtattcaccccacatTCCTTTACATATTTGCGTTTGTCTTCACGTCCATtgcatccaaaccatacatttgtcaatatatgcaaagtaatataaaacacccacaccagttggaacctgttaacaccacattccaagagatttCTCTTGACCTTATCCTAAAGAGATGGTCCTGAGCCTGATGGAAATAATATCTCATACTTGTAAGTGTGCTGGAGCCTATCCACcatcctttgcagaagcctgcagaggcctttacagaggcctctgccctgtacacaaatcattctgaaaggacacataCCATTCTGTgattatgttattaatatgtctaattcaatgttaaacctctgttctctttttattacctcaagcACCAGACCTGAGGAATTTGCACGGTCTCAAGGAGTGCGTGAAGTTTATCGCTCAGTGGAAACAAGAGGTGGAGCGTGTCTGTAAGCCTGACGAGGGCGCTGCAGCTGCATCCAGTAGCAGTAATGACTGCGGTGGAACCGTACACCCCCACACTGTTGCCAGCACATTTTTCAGTGGGCCAGCCGTCTCAAAGCTGTTGATACATTGTTCAGTCCACGTGAAgggcagcaggagagaggaagtgaaggaCCTAGGCAGTGAAGGAGACCAAGCAGAGAAACACTGAATGGGCTAAAGAACTCCAGACAGTCTCAGAGCGGTGCGGCATGATGAGGGCAGAGTTGGCACAGAATTTCAGGCAGCTGGAGCTTAAGAAGAAGCTGGAACCCATGCTGCCTGTCCTGGACTTCATCGCATGGTCTCTACTCAAACATAACCAGGATGTAGTTTCACAGCTTTGGGTCCTCAGTAAACAGCGATCCTGGAGAACTTCAAAATCCATTCCAAATTCATTGTGGAACTGGAtctgcagtgctgtggatgaGGTCACATTGGACCCCATGACCAAACATGCGTGGCTGCTGCTGTCTGATGACTGTAAGAGGGTTCAGGAGTACCTGACTAAGATGAAAGTTCAGTTCACCTCCCAGCGCTTTGACACTTGGCCCTGTGTGCTGGGCTGGGAGGACTTCTCTTCCAGCTGTCTTTCTATAACTCACAAATCTAGACATTTATTGGAAACGTCCGGGAGAAGCTGTAACCCCTCTTTGTACTGCTAGATGGCCGCACTCTCATGACACTGCACTCATCAAAAGCAGCACCAGAGACGCACTGAGTCATATTCCCGAACGCACCTCTCAGGCCAGcttatttgcacattttgtcGTAAAACTTAAGATGTCTGTTTTATTAAATTaccaaaaactttttttcaaaatcaaagTATTTGTAGCTACAGAAAAACATGGCTAATCACAAAAATGAGAAATAACGTCACTGATATTTGCAACATGTGTTTCTAACATGCACAGGCTCTTGAGGAGCACCTAAACCCTCACACAGGGGTGTCTGCTTGTCATAGTACTGTAAGGAAGGGCTTTGGCGAAACAGGCCACAGAAAGCAGCATATGAGAATCCACACAGGTGAAGAACCCTTTAGCTGCCCAGTATTTCAGAAGCAGTTTGTGCAGGCGGGTAATGAGCCGCATTCGTACCCATTCATATAGGATGTTGGGAGCAAAACGGTTAAAGACTTGAAAAGTATGTTAACAATCAGTTAACAATCAGATTACTGTTGTTAGGTTGTTAACAATAGAGTAATAAATGGCTAATATGCTTCTTCCCAGTTATGCCTTTGCTTGATCTATTTTGGTCTGATTTGGTGCTTGTCTGGGCAAGTGtgataaaaagtattttttcgtttgtttttcatttagttcctTTTTATATCGTGTTCTGTTCCATTTTATATGTTGTCTATTATCCCTTTAAAGTCTGTcaaattaatcaaatgtgaagATTTCACTCTGTTCAGATTTGATTGAAAAAGAGACCAACCACTCCCTGCATCTTTCATTTTGCATATACAGTGCATTTGCAGTTAaccgtttcttgtttgtattaatcgcgtgtgattcttgtgagtgccgttagtgttctgtgttaaatgttaataaatgtacgtcccagacgttggagtctgtgcgtcctgcccctcaccctgcggcactcgggccacccctCGTTACGCTACTGTTGTAACTCAAGAGCGAAGCACCATTTTAAAGTCTggtttcctttctctgtctcactttctgaaatttttatgtctgtgtttttttaaacttaaaaatagAAAGGATATTAAAACTCCCTTTCACTTAATGGCCTCTCATCCAATGAGCTGTTAGAGAAAGTAATGATAGTTAGATGAATATGTTTATAGATTTCACTCCGAGAACGTTGTCTGAGGTTAATATTGTACAGTTCATGATGCCCAGGGTTGCAATCAGCATGTTTAACAGTGATGTGCCACACAGTTGTCTGTGGTGTTCTCTATGACCATCACAGAGCATCACACATAACTGGTAAAATTGTATCTCAAttagtatatttgtatattatacTATTGCAGCAGCATAACTTTATGatgcaattaaaaaacattCCCCATCCCTCTGAATGCCAATCACATTACATATCTGGGTATTAGATTCTCTCTGCAGTTGTCAGTTATTCAAATTTAATATCATTCcagtttttaaaacaataagtgacAAACTTCATTGATGGACAAATTTGCCCCTTATACTCTTTGGAAGAATTGCAACAATTAAAGTGATAATGCCTAAGATAAACGATTTGTTTTCAATTATTGCTATCCAGCTCCAGCAACCTGGTTTAAACCTTTGGACACCATCATaactggaaaaataaatcacaaagaaTCAAACTCACAATGATACAGAACTGTAGTTGATTATTGCAAATAAACTACAATATGTAATACAATGGATTAAACCCAGTATATCAGACAGAATATGGATAGACATAGAACAAACATTATGCAGAGATATAAAAGTCAGACTTACCATCAGGcaaagcaattaaaaacatCCATGTTTCAACTGTTTGACAGAGGCCATAACTCTAACAGCCTGGTGGAAATTCCACAAGATAACAAAGAACTATTCATTCTCGTATTTGGAACAATCAAGACTTTaccttcaacaacaacaaaaattattaAACTTTACACCTTGGATAGAAAAAGGCAAACATATTCCTCATAACACTACTTTCATGTCACTTCCACAAGTATCCCAAAAGTATGATATAGTAAGCACCAGCAAATGACCAGCAACACTAATCTACAATGCATTCACTACAAAATAATGCATGGagtacattatactacacataaaatgtttaaaattggtttcatggaccagccccttcatacatgaggtcaacggtcaaagcccgatctgtacctcaagtacttcgaacctcaagtacggcccggcttgaaataccttgcttcaggtctcgtggacgacaagcatcgagactattttctgtcctggctccaagatggtggaatgaactcccgcttgctgtccggacagcagagtcccttgcagtcttcaaacgcagactgaagactcatctatttgcagaatatttaaaggacaactgacactgctcccttattgaagattttaacatttatattcattttaaactaCAGAAATCAATTCAAGACTGTAGAGTTGTCGTACCAAATGACACAAATTCACTATAAACCGCTGACTTAATTTAATGAACAATATTGAGATAATGAGTGAGTACAGCGAGTCTCATCTTACTGATGCCCGTTCTAACTGAACATAGGCAGACTCCTGCATGCTGACTGGTCCAGTCACCAAACACCTGCAGCTATGGCAGCTCGTAGCAGGCAAACAGAACAgtcatttattcaaatgatcTACACTGACAACAGTTCTGGAATGTTACCCCTGCTGACATCAGAATTCCATAGAATTAATAAGATTCAAGTTCAGCAAATGTTAGCGCATTTGACAATGGGACAGAGACGGAGCAGGACGAAAATCCACCCTCTGCCGACTGAACAAGAGCGGCAGAGGATGAGCAATGACTGGCCCATTAGACCAATCTTGAAGCGTGTGGAATTCTGCATAGAAAGTGACCAAAGATGGAGGTTCCCTGCACGAAGATCAGGCACTTCTACAAGTAAAACTTCAAGAGGCCTAATAAGAACACCTGTCGAGGAAAGCGCTGTTATTCCGGGTGCCCTGCTAACATCTCCATCGGTACCGTCAAAAAGCAACACTTCCACGGTAGTTTCATCCATCTATTTTGACTGGTACCTACCTGGTGCGGTGATGTGTGAGCAGAACCGCACCCTGATCGTCTGGAACAGCGGAAAACCGAGTCGCGCAcctgattttaaaaaggaagccACTCCACAAAGTTTATGACAACGCTCGCATGTACTgttcattataaataaacaaatagcaaACAACACACGACCcattgtgtttgattttatagtgtatatgtactgaACAGACATAAACAGCCTCTGTATTGTGAAAATACAAGTACGTGACTTTTACAGCAGACTACTATGCCCTGCACACTTTAATTTTGGCATGAAGTGTTCCTTTTTCCAAAGCAAGTAGtattaaattattcttataGAATTAATTTCACAAAGACATGGACTTCTCAGTTGACCGTGGAaagatgttttggtttttttgtatttaatttatttaaagcGAATCATTGTGTGTAGTTTACCACTGCTAAGGTTATCTTAATAACAGCTTCTGCTGATTTATTCAATAACTGTATGACAACGTTTGAGTGTACGTACCGACTGAAAACAAACTCAAATTATTAGAGACACTGCGTCTCCACATTGAAACAAATcagctagttagctaggctggctaactagcttagctttattagctagctaagctaatgGCGAAGGGGGTTACGTTAAAGAACCCCCGGTCTACAGTTGTGCATATACAGGAAAATTAATTAATAGCATGGTAATAATGGAACCGTTATGTAGCTAATATGCATTTGTATTATGTGCGTCTGGCGTAGAAATTAGTCTTTGTTAGCCCATTAAGGCTAGCTTAGCTAGGCTAGTTCGATCAAGCTAAGTACTGGTTGCTATGACAACGGGCTTAGTGTATTTTGCGAGATTGTCGGCTACATAAGACAAGTGTTTATCGCTTTACTACTACGGTGACATGTTATTATTGTAGCGCTCTGCTAATGCCAGATGTGTAGAATAACTCACTAGTCATGTTTACTTCGAGACTTTGGCAGTTTTAAGATGGATAGAAAGCGAATGAGCCAGCTAGCTGTACTAGCTAACATGCAACCTTCTGTACATCCCGGGTACTCCCAGCTCTTATCAGGACCTCACGGTtccctttgagaactccctggtatcaccatcataactttggacaaccagttgtcattctcaactcatgtttcaaatctaacccggtcttgcagatttctcctttgtaacatgcgaaggattcggccctttctctcgcaggaagctacccaggtgcttgtgcggtctcttgtgatctcaaagctaaaCTACTGCAACTTACTACTCGCTGGTCTAGTAgtactctagtacttattgtttattgcacttatcaatGTTTAAggtagaccttatgtatttcgTACTTCTTGTTAGGAACTGGTTCAaagtccttcaggttcgatctcctccaagttaccctctgccctccgtcctctgtagccggatccggggaagtcaagagatactaacaccaaggtagtgaatcaagagagttccactttattgaggaaagcacagagtatatatgtgtcctatatctactatctaaatctacaggatgatggggaaaagtgaggcatgttctaagggtctacgtagaaaggaaagagacaaggttattaaagattagatgttctctgcatgaacgagccacgagctgttcccttGCCCGCCAttagccactcctgtgcttaaagagagacggagaaagagaaagagaggggtaaaggagacaagaagagggagcggatgacctagGGCGACCAGCTTGTGGTCAagccgccatgtcatggctgataggcagataccttgcgttgggtgcctgaagagagaaaggctccagtatgtAACACTTGTAGGCATCAACagtaatccctgtatttctacaatattctagatcattgctatattggactctaacctattggactggctaggatgtattctatgaataaataacaaagcacttttgtaagtcgctctggataagagtgtctgctaagtgcagtaaatgtaaatgtccaaGGAAAGCCGACACTAGCAGGCAAACCGAGCATTGCACA harbors:
- the LOC118240705 gene encoding LOW QUALITY PROTEIN: polyadenylate-binding protein 1A-like (The sequence of the model RefSeq protein was modified relative to this genomic sequence to represent the inferred CDS: inserted 1 base in 1 codon); translation: MNPCAPSYPMASLYVGDLXDITEEMLYEKFSPAGAIVSVRICRDAMTLRSLGYAYVNFQQQADAERALDTMNFNIIKGRPVRIMWSQRDPSLRKSGVGNIFIKNLDKSIDSEALYDTFSAFGNILSSKVVCDENGSKGYGFVHFETREAAERAIERLNGMLLNDRKVFIGHFKSRKEREAEMGARAKKFTNVYVKNFGEDMDDDKLKEIFSKFGQTLSTRVMTDESGKSKGFGFVNFERHEDAQRAVDEINGKELNGKKVYVGYAQKKGERQTGLKRKFEQMKQDGMTRYQGDNLYVKNLDDGLDDARLRKEFSPFGTITSAKVMMEGGRSKGFGFVCFSSPEEAATAMTEMNGRVVGTKPLYVALAQRKEERQAHLSNKYMKRTASVSALPNLVLNPYQPAPPSGYNMEAIPQAQNWPAYCASSQLAQLLPSPCWAMQCVHPQQVQDMPSAIGPAASCPQAFSAIRPTTACQVPRTMAYQTMASEAPGTGMASAEAANKASLQHLGAELQVPVQLAAVHVQGQEPLSASMLAAAPPQEQKQILGERLFPLIQNMQPTLAGKITGLFLELDNSELLHMLESPESLHPKVDEAVAVLQDQCAQEAAQKL